In Candidatus Manganitrophus noduliformans, the genomic stretch TTAATGATTCGCAGAAAGGGGTTGTCTATGCATTGGGTTGCCCCGACGGAGAAAGACACCGCCACCGACACGCTGGAGAAGCGCCTCTGGGCTGCGGCCGACCAACTTCGGGCCAACTCTGGCCTCACCGCGGCGCAATATTCCCAACCGGTTCTCGGTCTTATCTTTCTTCGCTTCGCCGAGGTCCGTTTTGTAAAGCGGCGGCATGAATTAGAAAAGAGCGCCGCTTCCTCCCGCCGCGGCTCGCGGCTTGACGACCCCACCGCTTACGACGCCGAGAACGTTCTCTACCTCACTCCGAATGCCCGCTTCAATCATCTTCTCAGTCTGCCCGAAGGGATGGATGCTGGCAAGGCGGTGAACGACGCGATGGCCGATATCGAGAAACACAATCCAAAGCTCGCCGGCGTGCTGCCGAAGACATACCAGCTCTTCCGAAGCACTTTGCTGAAAGAGCTGCTCAAGCGGGTCTCCGAAATTCCTGCCAGCCTGGACTACGATGCTTTCGGCCGGATCTACGAATACTTCCTCGGCGAGTTCGCCCGCACCGAAGGCCAGAAAGGGGGCGAGTTCTACACCCCTTCCAGCATCGTCCGCCTCCTGGTCGAAGTTCTGGAGCCTTATCATGGCCGCATTCTCGATCCGGCGTGCGGCTCCGGCGGCATGTTCGTCCAGAGCGCCCGGTTCGTCGCCGAACACCGGAAGAACCCCGCCGCCGAGCTGGCCGTTCACGGCGTCGAGAAGACCGACGACACCGGCCGGCTCTGCCGGATGAACCTGGCGGTTCACGGACTTGAGGGGGATATCAAGCACGGCGGCAACGTCAACAGCTACTATGACGATCCCCACGCGGCGACCGGCCGCTTCGATTTTGTCCTCGCCAATCCGCCGTTCAACGTCAATGCGGTGGACAAGGAGCGGATTAAAGATGAAGTCGGCGCAGGACGCCGCTTTCCCTTCGGCCTGCCGCGCACCGACAACGCGAACTACCTCTGGATTCAGCTTTTCTATTCGGCGCTGAATCCGCAGGGCCGCGCCGGGTTCGTGATGGCCAACTCCGCCTCCGACGCCCGCGCCTCCGAGCAGGAGCTTCGCCGAAAACTCATCGAAGCGCGCGCGGTGGATGTGATGGTCGCCGTCGGTCCGAACATGTTCTACACCGTCACCCTTCCTTGCACCCTCTGGTTCCTTGATCGAGGGAAGAAGAAATCGCCGCGGGCCGATACGGTTCTCTTCATCGATGCCCGACACATCTACCGGCAGATCGACCGCGCCCACCGCGATTGGACGGAGGCGCAGATCAGCTTTCTCGCGAACATTGTCCGCCTCTATCGCGGCGAGGCAGCCGATTTTACTTTCGGCGGGAAAGAAGCCGAAGCGAAGCTGAAAGAAGTTTTCGGAAAAAAGCTGAAATTCTCCGACGTGCCCGGTTTGTGCAAATCGGCGACGCTCAAAGAGATAGAGGCCCAGGGTTGGTCGCTCAATCCGGGTCGTTATGTCGGGGTCGCTCCCGGAGAATCGGTCAGCGATGAAGATTTCAAGGAGAAGCTTGCAACGCTGAACGAGGAGCTTGAAACCCTCAACGCCCAGGCGCGCGCCTTTGAGGCGACCATTGCGAAGAATGTCTCGGAGATCCTCGATACATGAGCGCTCCCCCCAAACCGGCCCGTGAAAAAACGTCGTCACCCGTCTGGCAGGAGTGCAAGCTCAGCGACCTACTTGAAATCAAGCACGGCTATGCCTTCCAAGGAGAATATTTTTCCGGTGCTGGGACTCACGTGGTTCTGACTCCGGGCAACTTCTTTGAGGAAGGTGGCTTCAAGGATAAAAGTGATAAAGAAAAATGGTATGACGGACCTGTTCCTCCAGATTTTGTTTTGAATCAAGGTGACCTCATTGTGGCGATGACGGAGCAGGGTGAAGGGCTTCTCGGGAGCAGCGCAATTATCCCCCGCAGCGGGTTTTATCTCCACAACCAGCGGCTTGGCCTTGTGCAGGTCCGTGACGACTCGAAGGTAGACAAGTACTTCCTTTACTACTTATTTAACTCGCGTCCTGTCCGGCAGCAGATTCGTGGTTCTGCTAGTGGCACGAAGGTTCGCCATACGTCACCGTCGAGGATTGCGGAAGTGAAAGTTAGTGTACCCTCGCTTCCTATCCAACGCCGAATCGCGGGCATCCTGTCAGCCTATGACGAGTTGATCGAGAACAACCAGCGGCGCATCCGGATCTTGGAGGAGATGGCCCGCGCCCTCTACCGCGAGTGGTTCGTCCACTTCCGCTTCCC encodes the following:
- a CDS encoding class I SAM-dependent DNA methyltransferase translates to MHWVAPTEKDTATDTLEKRLWAAADQLRANSGLTAAQYSQPVLGLIFLRFAEVRFVKRRHELEKSAASSRRGSRLDDPTAYDAENVLYLTPNARFNHLLSLPEGMDAGKAVNDAMADIEKHNPKLAGVLPKTYQLFRSTLLKELLKRVSEIPASLDYDAFGRIYEYFLGEFARTEGQKGGEFYTPSSIVRLLVEVLEPYHGRILDPACGSGGMFVQSARFVAEHRKNPAAELAVHGVEKTDDTGRLCRMNLAVHGLEGDIKHGGNVNSYYDDPHAATGRFDFVLANPPFNVNAVDKERIKDEVGAGRRFPFGLPRTDNANYLWIQLFYSALNPQGRAGFVMANSASDARASEQELRRKLIEARAVDVMVAVGPNMFYTVTLPCTLWFLDRGKKKSPRADTVLFIDARHIYRQIDRAHRDWTEAQISFLANIVRLYRGEAADFTFGGKEAEAKLKEVFGKKLKFSDVPGLCKSATLKEIEAQGWSLNPGRYVGVAPGESVSDEDFKEKLATLNEELETLNAQARAFEATIAKNVSEILDT
- a CDS encoding restriction endonuclease subunit S, with the protein product MSAPPKPAREKTSSPVWQECKLSDLLEIKHGYAFQGEYFSGAGTHVVLTPGNFFEEGGFKDKSDKEKWYDGPVPPDFVLNQGDLIVAMTEQGEGLLGSSAIIPRSGFYLHNQRLGLVQVRDDSKVDKYFLYYLFNSRPVRQQIRGSASGTKVRHTSPSRIAEVKVSVPSLPIQRRIAGILSAYDELIENNQRRIRILEEMARALYREWFVHFRFPGHEKVKLVSSPIGPIPQGWEVKRLKDVCRLTMGQSPKSEFYNDIGKGQPFHQGVSDFGDRFPTNRLFCTAEGRVAEAGDILFSVRAPVGRMNIADKRIIIGRGLSAIRHKDNYQALLWEQLRDRFQKEDMMGNGAIFAAVTKEDMQGIELICPPDPIIRDATSHFVPIHAQIAILSNQTTNLRDTRDLLLPRLLSGETSSLRCQTG